CTCTGGAGCGCCAGGCGGTGGCGCCCGTCGGCCAGCGCGGCCTCGGCGATGCGCAGGTAGACGGACGGGTACTCCGGCAGCAGTTCGCGGATGCGCTCCTGGTACAGCAGGGCATACCCGGGTTTGCCCTCGCGCATGAAGGCGCAGGCCTCCTCGTGCAGCCGGCGCGCCTCGGCGAGGGCCGAGTCCGCGAGGTTCCTCCGCTGCGCCTCCGCGAAGACGCGCATGAGATCGGCGTACAGCTGATCCCGGTGCTCCTCCCGGTATCCGATCGCGGCGTGGATGATCCCGCCGGCGGCGTCGATGACGACGAGCGAGGGCGCCGCGCGCACCCCGTAGCGCCCGGCGAGCCGCATCTCCGGGTCGCGCAGCACGAAGTCCGGGACGGCGCCGGCCGCGCCGAGGAAGCCCCTGATCCGCGTCTCCGACGCCGGATCGAGGAACACCGCCACGAAGCTCACCCGCCCGCCGTGGCGCTGCCGCGCGAAATCCAGCACCTCGAGCTCACGCGCGCAGGCCAAGCACCGGCTGTGCAGAAAGACCACCAGGGTGGCATCCTCCCCGGCCACGTCGAGGAAGGAGACCAACCCCTCGCTCCCGACCAGCGGCAGGCGGAACTCGTCGAGCCCCGAGGCCTCGCGCCGCGTCGGGGGCTCGAGACTGTGGAGTTCCCGCGCGGCGGCCGCCAGGCGATCGGCACCCCCGTCGGGGGAGCAGCGCTCCAGGATGCGCCCCGCCTCGTCGACAAGCAGCATCACGGGCAGCCCGGCGAGGCCGAGCGCCTCCCGCAGGCGGCCCGGGCGGTCGACGTAGATGCGGTCGAGCCGGACCGGCGAGGCCTCCCGCAGCTGGTCGATGTCGCCGGCGGTCATCGGGCCGCTGGCCACCGCCACCCAGGCGAAGTGCGTGGGATGGTCGCGCTGCAGTTCCGCCGCCGCCCGGCCGACGAGGCAGCCGGGGGCCAGGCCGGCGTCGACGACGAGCACGACCGCCGCCCTCCCGGCGAGCGACGTCGCCAGCGCGACGTCCCTGCTCCCGGTCAGGGAGCGCACGATGATCTCGGGAAGGTTCTGCGTCCTGACGTTGGCCGCTCCGGCCGCGGCGCCATGGAACATGCCGCCCGCGAGTAACAGCGGAATGGGTAGCGAGAGCCAGCCACGCCGAAATGCCGTGAACATGCGTACCTCCCGCCCCTCTGCATATGGTGTACGGCCCCGGGAAACCTTAGTTACAAGCTAGGTCACGGCGGGAAGGGCCGCAACGGGGTGATCGCCTAGGGCGCCTGGCCGCCGACGGGAACTCGGCGCAGCAGGCACATCGCGGGGTCGGGGCCGAGCGGGTCGCCGTGCGCCGCGGCGCGGAAGCGGCAGCCGCCGCGGCATTCCGCGAGGTGCGGGCAGCGGCAGGAGAGCTCCGGCAGGCGCCAGCGGGGGATGGAGGGCCACACCGCAGCGAGTCCGTCGCGAAGATGTCCGGAGCGTCGCGCGGTGAAGTAGCCGCACTTGTCGACGGTGCCGTCGGCCATGACCGCGGCGAGGTGCGCGCCGCAGGCCCAGTCGCCGCCCGAGCCGTAGAAGCCGCCGCCGAACGAGCGGGCCATCAGGGCCGCGGCGCGCGCCGGGTCCGCGAGCAGGCCGGGGTTGTCGCGCAGCGCGCCGGCGGGGCAGGGGACGTCGATCGACCAGCCCCGCAGCGGCAGCTCCCGCAGGAGCGCCTCCAGCTCGTCGAAGCGCTCCACGTTGCCGGCGAAGACGACCGTGGCCACCGACACCGGCACGCCGGCCTCGGCGAGCAGGCGCAGCGCCCCCAGGGCGCGCCGGAAGCTCCCGCGGCCGCGCAGCGCATCGTGCGCGTCCTCGGGGCCATCGAGGCTGACCTGGACCTCGTGGAAGCGCAGCGCGCGCGCCGCCTCGCGGTCGACCATGGTGCCGTTCGTCAGCAGGATCGAGCGGAAGGGGTACGACGGCAGGCGCTCGTTGAGCCGCCAGAAGTGCCGGTGCAACAGCGGCTCCCCGCCCGAGGCGATGAAACGCAGCCCCTGGAGGGCGGCGAACTCGCCGGCGGCGCGCAGAACGTCGGCGAGCGGCAGGTCCGTCCCGGTCTGCGTCCCGATGAAGCAGTGGCGGCAGCGCAGCGTGCAGCGGTCGGTCAGGTGGACGAGCAGGTAGCGCAGGCTCGGCACCAGCGGCGGCGCCGCCGGGACCGACACGGGCGCCGGCGCGGCCGCCGGCACGAGCAGGCCCTCGGCGACACAGAAGCCGAGAAATGCCGCGGCGTCCGCGCCAGCCGCGCCGGACCCGGGGGGCACGCCCGCGGCGAGACAGCGGAGCGCCTCTTCGTCGAGCTCGTAGAGTGTGTCGGTGCGGGCGTCGTAGAGCGCCGGAGTCTCGAGGCGCTTGAGGAAGCAGCCGGGCGCGAGCGCGAGAGCCGCCGCCGGCCCTGCGCTAGCGGCCATCCGGCTGCACCGCCGCGACGATCGCCTGCACGGTCAGGACCTTCCTGCGGAGCAGGTGGCGCAGCAGGCGGAACGCCCCGCACTCGAGCTCCTCGTCCTCGCCCTGCTTGTAGAAGGGGCAGTCGCTGCAGGCGATGCGCACGATGTCGGCGTCCGCCAGCTCCGCGCCCGGATCCGCCGGCAGCCGGGCCGCCGCCGCACGGAGCTTCGGAAAGGCCGCCGGTTCGTCGGTCACGCGTCCCATGGTAGCGTTGTCGCCCCCTTTGGCAAGGGGGCAGCGGGGAATCTCGAGAGCAGACGTCTCCTCCGGGACGAGACGCCAGTAGAAATGCGGGGGCGAATTCCAGTACACTCGACCCATGGAGACCGATTTCGCCCTGTCGCGGGACGAGCGCGTCCCGCGCGAGGAGCTGGCCTGGCGGCGCGAGCGCTGCCGCTGGGCGCTTGCCGGCGAGGCGCCGGAGGCCGGCGGGCTGCTCGTCTTCTCGCGGCTCAACATCTACTACCTCACCGGGACCTACGGCGCCGGCGTGCTCTGGCTGCCCCTCGAGGGCGAGCCGGTGCTGGCCTGCCGGCGCGGCATCGAGCGGGCGCGCCTGGAGTCGCCCCTCGAGCGCATCCTTCCCTTCCGGTCCTTCCGCGAGCTGCCGGCGCTGCTCTCCGGCGCGGACTCGCCGCTGGCGGCCGTCATCGCCGCGGAGATGGGCGGGATCACCTGGGCGCTGGGCCGCACACTCGACGAGCACCTGGCGCCGGCGCGGCTGGTCCCCGGCGACCGCGCGCTCTCGCTGAGCCGCTCGGTCAAGTCCCCCTGGGAGCTGGAGATCATGCGCGCCGCGGGGGCCGACCACGACCACTGCCTGCGCGAGCTGGTGCCGCCGCTCATCGCCGCCGGGATGAGCGAGCGGGACATCGCGCACCACGTCTGGATGACGCTCTTCGCCTCCGGCCACCAGGGCCTGCTGCGGATGGAGAACTACGGCGAGGAGGTCTTCCTCGGGCACGTCTCGGCCGGCGACAGCGGCAACTACCCGAGCGTCTTCAACGGCCCGGTCGGCCTGCGGGGCGAGCACCCGGCGATCCCGCACATGGGCTCCTCGCGCACCTGGGAGCGCGGCGAGCCGCTGGTCTGCGACATCGGCTTCGTGCGCGAGGGCTACCACACCGACAAGACGCAGGTCTACTTCGCGGGGCCGCGCACCGCCATCCCGGAGCGCGCCCAGGCGGCGCACGACTTCTGCGTCGAGGTGCAGGCCTGGCTCGCGGAGCGACTGCGGCCCGGGAGCATCCCCTCCGAGCTGGCGGCGCACTGCTTCGCCTGGGCGGAGCAGGCGGGGTGGGCGGAAGGCTTCATGGCGCTCGGCGGCAACAAGGTGCGCTTCGTCGGGCACGGCATCGGCCTCGCGATCGACGAGCAGCCGGTCCTCGCGAAGGGGTTCGACGCGCCGCTGGAGGAAGGGGTGGTGCTGGCGCTGGAGCCCAAGCTCGGCATCCCGGGGTTCGGCATGGTCGGCGTCGAGAACACGTTCGAGGTCACGCCGGACGGCGGGCGCTGTCTGACCGGGGACGCCTTCGACATCGTCTGCGTCGAGCGCTGACGCGACCAAAGATCCGCGCGTAGGCGCGGATCAGAAGGGCAGACTTGCTAGTGTGCTACGCTCAATTCCAGCTCTTCCTCGTGCTCCCGTCGCAGCACGTGCTTCGCACGTTTTCTGCCAAGTCCTCCGGTGTCAACGTGCTTTGTAACCACCCTCATTCAAAGCAGATCAACAGGTGCTACCCTGCCGGATCCGCGCGCACGCGCGAATCGGGGTGACGCGACCGTGGATCTCGAGGACCTCGCCGCCCGCCTGCGGGAGTTCGCTCGCGAGCGCGACTGGGAGCAGTTCCACGCCCCGAAGAACCTGGCGATGGCGCTCGCGGTCGAGGCGGCCGAGCTGATGGAGCGCTTCCAGTGGCTGAGCGAGAAGGAGAGCGCGACGTTGCCCGCGGAGGAGCTGGCCCGGGTGGCCGAGGAGCTGGCCGACGTGTTCATCTTCACGGTGCGGCTCGCCGACCGTCTGGGCGTGGCGCTCGAGCCGGCCGTTGCGGCCAAGATCCGGGCGAACGCGGCGAAGTACCCGGTGGAGAAGTGCCGCGGCAGCCATCGCAAGTACACGGAGTACGCGTGAGCGGGGGGGGCGCCCGGGCGCCGCGGCGCGGGGAACCCGGCGCCCGCACCGGAGTCTGAGTGAACATGCGGCGGACGGTCTCGATCGCGCTCGCGCTCCTCGGCGCCCTCGGGGCGGCGATCCAGTCCGGCATGCTGCTGGCGCGCGGCCAGGCGATCTGCTTCAACGAGGGCTGCCGCATCGTCGAGGGGCTGACGCGGGTCTCGCCCCTGTACATCAACCTCGCCGGACTGGGCTTCTTCCTCCTTGTCGCCGCCCTCGCATGGCGGGCGCCGGCGACGGCGGGGGCGACGCGGCGCCTGCTCGGCGTCCTGCTGCTCGCCGGCGTCGGCGCCGAGGCCGTGCTCTTCGGCTACCAGCTCTATGTCGCACGGGCCTTCTGCAGCTGGTGCCTGGTCGTCTTCGCGCTCGTCGCGCTCCTCAACCTTCTGGCGGGCGGGCGCCAGGCGCTGCGCGCGGCGGCGATCTTCGCGGCGGCCCTCGTCGCCTTCTCGGCGCTGCGCTTCGGCGTGATGCGGCCGGCGGCGGGCGGGCGGGCCCTCGACCGTGGCACCTACGGCGTGCGTCGCTGCGACGACCCGGCCAAGCAGCTCTATCTCGTCTTCTCCTCGACCTGTCCGCACTGCGCCGAGGTCCTGCGCACGCTCGAGTCCTGCAACAGCTGCAACTTCCACTTCAACCCGATCGACCAGATCACGGACCTCGCCCTCCCCGGGGTGGAGCGCGCGGCCGCCTGGGACCCGGCGGTGAACCGCGAGCTGCTGGCGCTGCTCGGCATCGAGGAGGTGCCGGTCCTGCTCGTGCCGGGCCCGGAGGGGATGTCGATCATCCGCGGCGAAAAGCGCATCCTGGCCTTCATCCGCGCCGAGTGCTTCCGCAGGGAGCCGGTGCTCAACGTCGACCCCTCGCGGGCGCTCGACGCCGACGTCCTCAAAGTGTTCCGCGCCGACGACGACGGCTGCAACGTGCAGCTCGACTGCGGCCCGGACGGAAAGCCGAGGCAGAAATGAACGACGCAGCGCCCACCTATCGTCACACGCAGATCGGCTGGTCCCTGCTGGCGGTGCTCCTGGCGGGGGCCGCGCTCGTGGGCTTTGCCGCGAGCCGCACCGGGTGGAGTCCGGCCGCGTGGTCCGTGTTCGCGTTCCTCGGCATCGTCGCCGCGCTCTTTTGCACGCTGACCGTCGAGGTCGTCGGCGGCGACGTGCTGCTGCGCTTCGGGCCGGGGCTGATCCGCCGCCGCATCGCGCGGGCGGAGATCGCCCGCGTCGAGGTCGTGCGCAACCCCTGGCACTTCGGCTGGGGGATCCGCTTCACGCCCTACGGCTGGCTCTTTTCCGTCTCCGGGTTCGACGCGGTGGAGGTCGGCCTGATTTCCGGCAAAGCCGTGCGCATCGGCACCGACGAGCCGCAGGCGCTCGCGGCGGCGATCCGCGCGGTGGGCGGCTTCAAGCTCTAGAGTCCGGGAGGGAGCCTGGGGTGTCGATAGATCTGATGAAGGGCGACCTGGTGCGCCATGCGCGCCGCGGTCCCGGCGTCGTCGAGGAGACCGCCGGGTACGGCGACACCCAGTCCGCCGGCGTGCTCTTCGCCCGCGGGCCGGAGCGGGCGACGGTGCCGAGCGCGGAACTCACCCTCCTCACGCCGGCGGAGTCCGAGGCCTACGACCTGGCGCGGCTCGCCCTCGCCCAGCGCGAGCGCGAGCAGGCCCCGGCCGCCCGTCTCGGCAGGCGCTGGCAGGGCGGGGAGATCGTGCTCAAGCCGCAGGACCCGGCCCAGGCCGCGAAGACGCTGCCGATCGACGCCTTCTTCCACAAGATCGTCATGGTGCGCGACCGCCTGCGGGTGCTCGAGGCGCAGATCAACGCCCACAAGGGCCTCGCGGATGCCGAGAAGGTCGAGCTGCAGCAGTACATCACGCGCGTCTACGGCTCGCTGACGACGTTCAACGCCCTCTTCCAGGACAAGCAGGACTGGTTCGTCGGCCAGAAGGGGGAGCGGGAGTAGCGTTCGGGCCGCTCACTCCTCCCGGTACCCGCGGAGCTTCTCCGCGATCTTCTCCTCGAGGGCGCGCACCTTCGAGCCGGCCTCGTCGGCGGCCCCGCGCAGCGCGGCGAGCTTGTCCTCGGCGGCCGAGAGCGCCGTCGTCCACTTGGCGCGCAGCTCCGCCTCCTTCGGCTGGTTGTAGCCGACGGTCCCGATGTTCCGCCGCAGGCGCTCCTCCTCCTCGGCGAGGCGGCGCATCTGCTCCTGCCCCTCGTTGATCTGGCGCTGCAGCGCGGCCTTCTCCGCCGCCAGGTCGCCGATCTCCGCGAGGAAGCGCCGGGTCGCCTCGGAGAGGTACGGCCCCGCGGCGAAGAAGCGCAGCCGGGTCTCGTCCTCGTTGGCGAGGTAGACCGCCTCGCCGATCTCGCGACGCTCCTCGACGAGGAACTCCTTCGTCTCCCCCGGCGCCAGCGCGATCTCGAAGCGGTAGCTCCCGGCGACCTCCTTGAGCGGCTTCTCGGGCTTCGCGAGCTTGTAGAGCGGGTTGGCCGGCTGGTGCAGCCAGAGCGTCGTCGGCTCCTTGCCGCGATTGAGCAGCGTCCAGGTGTTCGCCAGGACCTCGCCGCGGGTGAGCTGCAGCACCCCGTCGACCACCTTCCCGCGGACGTAGGGCTCCTGGCGGGAGGAGACCCTGGGCGTCACGTCCACCGTCGCGTCGACGGCATACGGGACGACCTCCTGCCCCCCGGGGGCGAGCGTGTGGCCGAGGATTCCCTCGCCAAGCGAGGTGCTCCCCTCGAAGAAGGTGACCGCGCCGGCCTCGAGCGTCAGGTCCGTGTCGTTGGCGAGCACCCAGGCGTTGACGGGGCGCGGCGAGAACGAGGCCTGGTACACGAGCACGCGCTTGCCGGCGATGCGCTTCGAGACGATCGGCACCAGCGCCGCCTGCCCGCGCGGGATGCTCACGGGGTCGCGCGGCTCGTAGCTGAAGAGCTCGCCGACCTTCGCGCCCTGCGCCGCAGCGCCGGCGCTGGCCTCCAGCGCGTCGGCGAGCTGCGGCTCCTCGGCGGGCTGCTCGAGGCCGGCGTCCATGCTCTGCGCCGCGAAGCCGGCCACGGCGGGCGCCGGCGCGGGGGCCGCTGCCTGCATGCGCATCGACCTCTCCTTGCGCTCGAACAGCTGCTCGGCCTTCCGGGGGTAGGGCGGTGCGCTGCCTGCCGCCTCCGGCGCCGGCGCGGCCCCCCAGTTGACCGCCAGCTTCTCGAGGCCCGGCACCGGCACCTGCGGGCGCGGCACGTACAGGGGCGTGTACATGTCCATCGAGAACGAGAGCGGGTTGCCGGCGACGAAGGAGACCGAGACGTTCTCCCAGTCCTCCCCGCTGGTGTTCTCGGCCTGCGCCCAGCCTTGCAGGAGCGCCTTCTCGCGGTCGGCCGGATCCAGGATCAGGCGGTACGAGCACTTCCAGACCGGCATCTCGACGAGGTAGCCGACGCGCAGCTCGCGCTCGCCGCTCCCCGCCGCGGTGACCGCGAGGCGCTTGGCGTCGGCGCGCCGTCCCTCGAGCGCCAGGTCGAGCAGGCGCGCGACATCGGCGCGCAGCCCGTCATCGAGGATGGACAGCTCGGCGATGCCGGCGAGGTCGGCCGAGCGCACCGCGCCCGCGTCGGTCATGACCACGAGGCGGTGGCCCTGGCGCACGACGCGCCCGTCGGCCGACTCCGTGAACGGCTCGAGGCCGAGCACGCGCCCCGTGAGCTCCTCGCCCGAGACCTTCGCGGCGATCCGCGCCCCCTTGAGCTGAGGCAGAAACTCGCTGAGCGCGGCGGACTCGGGGATCTTGATCAGGATCTCCTGGAGCCTGCGGGCCAGCGGCTCGGCGCTGTCGTAGCGGACCGAGGTGATCGTGCCGCCGCCGAGGTCGACGGCGTAGAAGCTCGTGAGCAGGTCCTTCATCTGGTCGGTGCGGAAGCCGAAGGAGACGGTCGCGTCTCCGCTGACCTTCCCGCGCCGCTCGAGGTACCCCATCCCGTGCTTGTAGAGGACGACCTTGCGCACCGGCAGCGGGGCGTCGGCGGCCGCGGCGGGCGGGGCGCCCGCCGGCAGGACCAGCGGGGCGAGCGCGGCCAGGCACGCGAGGCGCGCGAGCGGTGCTCTCACGATCCGGGGGACGTCGACCATCGGTGTGCCTCCCATAGCCCGGCGGTTGATCGCGCGGCCGGGCGCCCGCGCGTCGGCGGCGCCTGCATTCCCTTCACCTCGCGGGCGATTCTCCGGCGGCGCGGCGCGCGAAGTCAAGGCGCCGCCGCTGCGGACGCTGTGGTAGATTCCCGCGCATGCCGATGGCACACGAGCAACGGGCGCCGGCGACGGCCGCCCCGCGACGCCGTCGCCACTGCGCGGCCGCCGCCGTGCTGGCCGCGCTGCTGGCCGCGGCGACCCTCGCGCTCTACTGGCGGATCGGCGGGAACGCCTTCCTCAACTACGACGACAACCTCTACATCACCGCGAACGAGCACCTGCGCGCCGGCCTGACCGCGAGATCGGCGGCCTGGGCCTTCACCAGCGTCGGCGCCAACTGGCACCCGCTGACGTGGATCTCCCACCTGGTCGACATGGATCTCTTCGGGCTGGACCCGCGCGGCCACCACCTGCACAACGCCGTGCTGCATGCGGCGAACGCGGCTCTGCTCTTCGCGGCCCTGCGGTCCCTCACCGGTGCGCTCTGGTCTCCCGTGCTCGTCGCCGCCCTCTTTGCGGTCCACCCGCTGCACGTGGAGTCCGTGGCGTGGGCCGCCGAGCGCAAGGACCTGCTCGCGGGCCTGTTCTGGGCGCTGGCGCTCCTGGCCTACGCGCGCTACGTCCGGCGCCCGAGCGGCGGCCGCTACGCCGCGGTCCTCTCCGCCTATGCCCTCGGGCTGATGTCCAAGCCGATGCTCGTGAGCCTGCCCGTGGTCCTGCTGCTGCTCGATCTCTGGCCGTTGGCCCGTCTCGGGCCGCCTGCGGGCGCGGCGGGAAGATGGCAAAAGCCGTTCCTCGAGAAGCTCCCGCTCCTCGCCCTCGCGGGCGCCTCCGCGGCGCTGGCCATCTTCGCGCAGCGCGGCGCGAACGCGCTGTTCTACGCGGAGGAGTACCCGCTCGGCGCCCGCGTGGCGAACGCGCTCACCTCCTACTGGGCCTACCTCGGGCAGACCGTGTGGCCCGTCGACCTGACGTTCTATCCCTTCGAGGGGTGGCGGATCCCGCCCTGGCAGTCAGCAGGGGCGGCCGTGGCGCTGGCGGTCGCGACCGCGGCGTTGGCGCTCGCCGCGCGCCGGCGCGGCTGGGCCGCCGTCGGCTGGCTCTGGTATCTCGTGACGCTCGTGCCGGTGATCGGGCTGGTGCAGGTCGGCGTGCAGGCGCGGGCGGACCGGTACACGTACATCCCGCTGACGGGGGTCTTCGTGGCAGCCGCCTGGTCGCTGCGCGAAGTCGCGCGCCAGTGGGCTCGCCTGCGCGTCCCGGTCGCCGCTGTCTGCCTCGCCGCCCTGGGTGCGCTCGCGGCGGCCACCTGGGCGCAGTGTAGATACTGGC
The genomic region above belongs to bacterium and contains:
- a CDS encoding radical SAM protein gives rise to the protein MAASAGPAAALALAPGCFLKRLETPALYDARTDTLYELDEEALRCLAAGVPPGSGAAGADAAAFLGFCVAEGLLVPAAAPAPVSVPAAPPLVPSLRYLLVHLTDRCTLRCRHCFIGTQTGTDLPLADVLRAAGEFAALQGLRFIASGGEPLLHRHFWRLNERLPSYPFRSILLTNGTMVDREAARALRFHEVQVSLDGPEDAHDALRGRGSFRRALGALRLLAEAGVPVSVATVVFAGNVERFDELEALLRELPLRGWSIDVPCPAGALRDNPGLLADPARAAALMARSFGGGFYGSGGDWACGAHLAAVMADGTVDKCGYFTARRSGHLRDGLAAVWPSIPRWRLPELSCRCPHLAECRGGCRFRAAAHGDPLGPDPAMCLLRRVPVGGQAP
- a CDS encoding Xaa-Pro peptidase family protein, coding for METDFALSRDERVPREELAWRRERCRWALAGEAPEAGGLLVFSRLNIYYLTGTYGAGVLWLPLEGEPVLACRRGIERARLESPLERILPFRSFRELPALLSGADSPLAAVIAAEMGGITWALGRTLDEHLAPARLVPGDRALSLSRSVKSPWELEIMRAAGADHDHCLRELVPPLIAAGMSERDIAHHVWMTLFASGHQGLLRMENYGEEVFLGHVSAGDSGNYPSVFNGPVGLRGEHPAIPHMGSSRTWERGEPLVCDIGFVREGYHTDKTQVYFAGPRTAIPERAQAAHDFCVEVQAWLAERLRPGSIPSELAAHCFAWAEQAGWAEGFMALGGNKVRFVGHGIGLAIDEQPVLAKGFDAPLEEGVVLALEPKLGIPGFGMVGVENTFEVTPDGGRCLTGDAFDIVCVER
- a CDS encoding nucleotide pyrophosphohydrolase, which produces MDLEDLAARLREFARERDWEQFHAPKNLAMALAVEAAELMERFQWLSEKESATLPAEELARVAEELADVFIFTVRLADRLGVALEPAVAAKIRANAAKYPVEKCRGSHRKYTEYA
- a CDS encoding DUF4139 domain-containing protein; protein product: MVDVPRIVRAPLARLACLAALAPLVLPAGAPPAAAADAPLPVRKVVLYKHGMGYLERRGKVSGDATVSFGFRTDQMKDLLTSFYAVDLGGGTITSVRYDSAEPLARRLQEILIKIPESAALSEFLPQLKGARIAAKVSGEELTGRVLGLEPFTESADGRVVRQGHRLVVMTDAGAVRSADLAGIAELSILDDGLRADVARLLDLALEGRRADAKRLAVTAAGSGERELRVGYLVEMPVWKCSYRLILDPADREKALLQGWAQAENTSGEDWENVSVSFVAGNPLSFSMDMYTPLYVPRPQVPVPGLEKLAVNWGAAPAPEAAGSAPPYPRKAEQLFERKERSMRMQAAAPAPAPAVAGFAAQSMDAGLEQPAEEPQLADALEASAGAAAQGAKVGELFSYEPRDPVSIPRGQAALVPIVSKRIAGKRVLVYQASFSPRPVNAWVLANDTDLTLEAGAVTFFEGSTSLGEGILGHTLAPGGQEVVPYAVDATVDVTPRVSSRQEPYVRGKVVDGVLQLTRGEVLANTWTLLNRGKEPTTLWLHQPANPLYKLAKPEKPLKEVAGSYRFEIALAPGETKEFLVEERREIGEAVYLANEDETRLRFFAAGPYLSEATRRFLAEIGDLAAEKAALQRQINEGQEQMRRLAEEEERLRRNIGTVGYNQPKEAELRAKWTTALSAAEDKLAALRGAADEAGSKVRALEEKIAEKLRGYREE